From Camelus dromedarius isolate mCamDro1 chromosome X, mCamDro1.pat, whole genome shotgun sequence, one genomic window encodes:
- the LOC135320114 gene encoding melanoma-associated antigen 8-like, with protein sequence MRDLHHTEADFHDPREAEDSEDEQDIWVEEEEGASPLSPSSSSSSSSSFSSSSSYSVLFLGSGEEVADSGTPSPAQSPQGVCPSPTAVAAPPWSQSEDNGLRSQGEEGPSTGQDPADAESRLHDALHLMMVDLMGFLLHKYRTKQPTSKEEMLNAVLRDDQDHFPAVLSQASECLQLVFGVDVKEVDPREHLYVLVPTLGLTYDGMQDDGQSIPKTGLLLILLGVIVLEGDFAPEEAVWGALSKMGLCAGREHFIYGEPRELITNVWVREGYVEYRQVANSDPARHEFLWGPRAYTETSKLQVLEHFLRINRRGPSSFPSLSEERVSDEEEGA encoded by the coding sequence ATGCGTGACCTCCACCACACTGAAGCCGACTTTCACGACCCAAGAGAGGCTGAGGATTCCGAGGATGAGCAGGACATTtgggttgaggaggaggagggcgcatccccgttgtctccctcctcctcctcctcttcctcctcctccttctcctcctcgtcTTCCTACTCAGTCCTGTTCCTGGGCAGTGGCGAGGAGGTGGCTGATTCTGGGACACCCAGTCCCGCGCAGAGCCCTCAGggtgtctgcccctcccccacagccgtggcagcccctccctggagccagtCGGAAGACAATGGCCTCAGAAGCCAAGGTGAGGAGGGGCCCAGCACCGGGCAGGACCCGGCAGATGCCGAGTCCCGGCTCCACGATGCATTACATTTGATGATGGTTGACCTGATGGGCTTCCTGCTCCACAAGTACCGCACAAAGCAGCCGacctcaaaagaggaaatgctgaaTGCGGTCCTCAGAGATGACCAGGACCACTTCCCTGCGGTCTTGAGCCAAGCCTCTGAGTGTCTGCAGCTGGtctttggggtggatgtgaaggaggtggaccccagggagcacttgtatgtcctggtccccaccctgggcctcacctacGATGGCATGCAGGACGATGGGCAGAGCATTCCCAAGACTGGCCTCCTGCTGATACTTCTGGGTGTGATTGTCCTGGAGGGCGACTTTGCTCCTGAGGAGGCAGTCTGGGGAGCACTTAGCAAGAtggggctgtgtgctgggagggagcacttcatctatggggagcccagggagctcatcACCAACGTGTGGGTGCGGGAGGGGTACGTGGAGTACCGGCAGGTGGCCAACAGCGATCCCGCTCGCCACGAGTTCCTGTGGGGTCCCCGGGCCTACACGGAGACCAGCAAGCTGCAAGTCCTGGAACATTTCCTCAGGATCAATAGAAGGGGTCCCAGTTCTTTCCCGTCCCTGTCTGAAGAGCGAGTGAGTGATGAGGAAGAGGGGGCCTGA
- the LOC135320110 gene encoding melanoma-associated antigen 8-like, with amino-acid sequence MRDLHHTEADFHDPREAEDSEDEQDIWVEEEEGASPLSPSSSSSSSSSSFSSSSSYSVLFLGSGEEVADSGTPSPAQSPQGVCPSPTAVAAPPWSQSEDNGLRSQGEEGPSTGQDPADAESRLHDALHLMMVDLMGFLLHKYRTKQPTSKEEMLNAVLRDDQDHFPAVLSQASECLQLVFGVDVKEVDPREHLYVLVPTLGLTYDGMQDDGQSIPKTGLLLILLGVIVLEGDFAPEEAVWGALSKMGLCAGREHFIYGEPRELITNVWVREGYVEYRQVANSDPARHEFLWGPRAYTETSKLQVLEHFLRINRRGPSSFPSLSEERVSDEEEGA; translated from the coding sequence ATGCGTGACCTCCACCACACTGAAGCCGACTTTCACGACCCAAGAGAGGCTGAGGATTCCGAGGATGAGCAGGACATTtgggttgaggaggaggagggcgcatccccgttgtctccctcctcctcctcctcctcctcctcctcctccttctcctcctcgtcTTCCTACTCAGTCCTGTTCCTGGGCAGTGGCGAGGAGGTGGCTGATTCTGGGACACCCAGTCCCGCGCAGAGCCCTCAGggtgtctgcccctcccccacagccgtggcagcccctccctggagccagtCGGAAGACAATGGCCTCAGAAGCCAAGGTGAGGAGGGGCCCAGCACCGGGCAGGACCCGGCAGATGCCGAGTCCCGGCTCCACGATGCATTACATTTGATGATGGTTGACCTGATGGGCTTCCTGCTCCACAAGTACCGCACAAAGCAGCCGacctcaaaagaggaaatgctgaaTGCGGTCCTCAGAGATGACCAGGACCACTTCCCTGCGGTCTTGAGCCAAGCCTCTGAGTGTCTGCAGCTGGtctttggggtggatgtgaaggaggtggaccccagggagcacttgtatgtcctggtccccaccctgggcctcacctacGATGGCATGCAGGACGATGGGCAGAGCATTCCCAAGACTGGCCTCCTGCTGATACTTCTGGGTGTGATTGTCCTGGAGGGCGACTTTGCTCCTGAGGAGGCAGTCTGGGGAGCACTTAGCAAGAtggggctgtgtgctgggagggagcacttcatctatggggagcccagggagctcatcACCAACGTGTGGGTGCGGGAGGGGTACGTGGAGTACCGGCAGGTGGCCAACAGCGATCCCGCTCGCCACGAGTTCCTGTGGGGTCCCCGGGCCTACACGGAGACCAGCAAGCTGCAAGTCCTGGAACATTTCCTCAGGATCAATAGAAGGGGTCCCAGTTCTTTCCCGTCCCTGTCTGAAGAGCGAGTGAGTGATGAGGAAGAGGGGGCCTGA